In Penaeus vannamei isolate JL-2024 chromosome 24, ASM4276789v1, whole genome shotgun sequence, the genomic stretch CCCTTACCATGCATGCTTATCATCTGAAGACGAAATGGATAGGGCGATATTGTCCAAATATATTTTCAAATTGGAACTGCATCTGGCCTCTCCCATAAATTGTTTATGATATGATGTAGATATTGTACTAAGGCTCCCTTAGACTTACAGTTACTGATAAATTCATAGTTAGATTTCAAAGAGTACATAATGAACAAAGTTCAAGCTGCAGGATCGCAAACTAAAAGTAATTTGGCATCCAACGAACTTCAGCACTTTTAACACGACGAGTTAATATTACACACAGTGTCCAACTTCCATATTACAATAATGCCTTAATACCCACGAAAGATTATATGaagcagtgttgtccaaagtGGGGTCCGCGCAACATacatcataagggtacgtgaacaaacaaggaacatacattcacacacacacaaacagaaacatcagatgatctatgaatcatcttttattCGAATCtcttgaccaacactcctgctatgtagtcttttcataattagtatatattttgcattatcctaaataaaacagtttgtttagccatggtggacggggggggggggcggaggttaCGTAACAGttcaagaaggtaataaaggctACAGTTAATCAAAATGTTCAAATTGTTGTGAAgcatcggtggttcagtggtagaattctcgcctgccacgcgggaggcccgggttcgattcccggccgatgCATAACTTTTCCCCTTCTATGTAGAGACACAGACAATGAAACTGTTCTTGACCTCTCGGATTAATTTCCATGAATCAGTGTCGGATCCAGAATGCAAATTTCGGACATTTTGGAGCAAACTTCGGCACTTCCTCATTGTTTAAATATGACACCGGTTGTAAGTGGAAAATCCGCTCCCACGGCctcaggaaggaaaaaaaacacacaagcatactTTAGAAAATTTACAATGAATCATATGTACATAACTGCAGCTTATtgaatatataatagtaataatgatagtaatagcaataataatgataataatgatattaataatatgaatgataataacaacaataataataatgatgatggttaataACAatgagattataataatgaaaatgataataaaaataacaatgatgataatgataatgataagattaataatgataaacaggatAACTATAGTAGCAGAattgttaatgaaaatgaaattgaaaataatgataatgataccaatgatgataataatgatgataataacaagaatgataatgaaaatattaataatgataatataataatgatagtaataataataacactaatcaataatgatgatgataatgataataaaacaataatactaatattaataataatggtaataatcataatgatggtaacaaaaatgtaataataatcgtaatgataatcatacaatagatagaaataatgataatggtaataataatgataatagtaataaagataatgataataacaataataatgataataataataataactatagtaataatgataacaataatgataataatgatgatagtcatagctgaaatagtaatggcaatattgataataatgatgtcaatatcaatgataattataatagtggtaataatgaaggtaatggtaatgattataataatgataataataattataattataaaagtaattatatatatatatatatatatatatatatatgtatatatatacacatatatatatatgtatatatatatatagatagatagatatagatattcttaAACAATGTTCCAATTGCTTCCCAAGCCACAGATACACTTCGTTTCATCCAATCGCCCTATGCCCGTAAGCCTTTCCTTACTTAATCTCCGATTCACTTCATTTGcactccctccttacccttttccctttcagTCTATCTTATAACACTATACTCTTTGACACCTAACACGTTTATCCTAATCGATAACTCAATTTTACTCTTTTCGTCACAATTCTTTATCATAGCGCTAATATGACCTTTGATGCTAAGCGCATTATAGTCTTTTAACCTTTAacctccatatatacatatacagtatacacacatacacacatacacacatacacacacacacacacacacacacacacacacacacacacacacacacacacacacatatatatatatatatatatatatatatatatatatatatatatatatatatatattgtatagatattattattatatacaatgtaccatttggtttatgtaacattttatttgtaagccctgcatcttactttacttttatagttatggtccctctgacattccaggcaggcaccaaacccctcagccaatcagagagcgagacagctgagcccgaggagactgcaggttgcatttgttttgtcctgcacctgcccgtttgtacttctgatgtgtgtggtattttgcaccaataaaggtcacttgcaaatctgagtttCCAAGAACCTACagacgaaagaacacagaagATGGCGCAGTGATAAGTCTAAACTCTGCAAGTGAACCTGGAAGGCGCCGATTTGCTCCCCTCAGTGCCTAGCAACCGTGTCCGACAGTTTTGTAGTGCAATGATAAGTGCATATTGTGTGGGGAAGGTTTGCGGGAGTCTCAGCATCACCCCTAGTGCAACACCATTTTTTCCCGCCAACCCGGAGAGCGCACGAACCGCGTCCATCCCCTCCGAGTTCCGATCGGTGACTGACTGGACTTCTCGCCTCAACCGCCATCACCGAGCGCGGCCGTTCCAGCAACGCGCAAAACCTCCACCGCCACACATGCACTTACCACGAACTGTAGAagaattcgttctttttttcgatATTCACGCCCAAGAACGAATTGCTGCACTATTTCAGGCACTTACTTTGCACTGTTTGTAAGATCAGCTGGTCAAAGACACCAAACTCGATATGGCTACGCCTCAGGAAGACCATTTTCAGGCCGGAAATGATGACttgggtgatggtagtgatgacagcGGCGAGCCAAACGTCCTTGAGAGAGGTGAGGCCGATgtaccaccatccctcccaccccctctcacccctcacccttccagccCTTCGCAGCACAGTCCAGGTAACCAAGAGCTGCAGTATTTGATCCACTACCTCCAAGTCACCCGCATTTCCGACGAGGAAAGACGACGACAAGACGAAGAAGCACGACGAGCGGAGCTACAAGAATTCTGTCTTCAAATGGAGCAACAGCGACAGCTAAACGACGAACGCTTCGTGCAGCTACTCAGCATGATAGCTCCCAAGCCCCTCCAGGTACAACAAACCAGCCCAGAACAGCAAGCACCAGCTGCTCACCAGCTTTCGCCTGTTCCACCTGTTGCCACTACGTCAGGATCTCCACATGCTCCCATTACTGCTCCGGTCATGGGTAAACCTATGATACCCAGCCCTCCTCAGCTACAGTCCGACGTCACCTACCAACTGTTCCGTCAGTGGCGTCGCAAGTTCGAGGACTATTCTGTGCTAATGGGCCTCCACAGTCTACCCCCagccacacaacacatatacttCCGCACATGTGTTTCACTGGAAGTTCAGCGGCTGCTGCATTACACTCTGGCAATACCTCCTGACTCATCCATGCCAGTAGTCCAAGTCCTCGACGCTTTACAGCAGTATTTCCGCAACTCGCAGAACGAAGCCCTACGACGCCGGGAACTCCTTTCCTGCAAGCAGACGCCTGGTGagcccttctctgccttctacgCCCGCATGAAGGACTTAGCTGACGAAGTTGAACTCTGCACAGGGGACCGCACTACCTGTGCTGCAACACAGCTTAAGATGATTCTTTTGATGGGCGTgcgtgaagaggaactcgtgcagCGCCTTGTCTCCCTCGACAGCCAGGCATCTTTAGATGACTTTGTCACCTGCTGCAGAACCTTTGAGTCCTCCAGGGCTGCTGCATCTGCTATCGTTGCTGCCCCCAGCCAACTCAACATCCTCTCTTCATACAAGAGGAACCAACGCCGCCAGAAGATGACAGCTACGACCAAGCACACGCCTCAACACTGTCAGTCTCCACCGTTGACCAAGGACTCGCCCGCCTCCTGTAGGTCTTGTACCCGTCAACATGCCGTGGGACATTGCCCAGTAAAAGATAGTACCTGCTCAAATTGTGGGTACAAGGGTCATTGGCACCGTACGCCCCGGTGCCCAGCAAATGACTCTGAATGCACCACTTGCCACAAACAGGGCCACTTCGCCAAGTGCTGTAAGACCACCAGGAAAACCTCTACCAACCAGACTCGTAGAGCACGTAGAGTGTCCACCGGCAGGACCCCTAAGCCAGTTAATGTCACCCTGTCCTATGGCTCAAAGTCCTCCCAACTGCTGATGCTACCTGACACTGGAGCTGATATCACGGTGATTGGCCCAAAGCACCTGGACTCCTTGGGAATCCCCAGATGCAGTCTTTCACCCCCGCCTGCGACTGACGTCCTCACAGCAGATGGGTCATCCATGACTCTAGCTTTGGGTTGTTTCGAGACCATCCTCCAGCTCGGTCAAGCGTCCTGCAAGGCCACGAGGACATCCAGACACCTCTGCTCTCGTATGGCCACTGCGTGGACCTGGCCATCGTCTCTACAGATTTCCCAAAGCCCATCCTCTCTGTGACCCATGTCAACAGATGTGCACAGCAGATGCCTGCCTCGGCAATGTCGTCCCCCACTACTGCTCGGACCTACTTCCTACAACACTTCAGCGACGTCCTTGTGTCTAAGACTGACCTCCAGACTACGCCACTGAAGATGTCTCGCGACACCCTTTGCCATACACACGCCTAGACCTATACCTTTCGCCTACCGGGACCAGGTCAAGGAGGAACTTGATTCCCTGGTGCAGCAAGGGATAATTTCGCCCGTCAGTGACAAGCCCTCCGAGTGGTGCCATCCGATGGTCCTGGTACCTAAGCCTGGCAATGGTGTAAGCATTACAGTGGACCTCACATGCCTTAACTCCCAAGTGTCCAGGCCTACACACCCATCGCCCACATCCGCTGACGCTATCCGCACCATCACTCCATCTGCCAAGTTCTTTACTAAGGCAGATGCATTGCATGGATATTGGCAAATGGACCTTGCGGAGGAAGACCGTCACATCACGACGTTCATAACACCTCATGGGCGCTACTACCACTGCAGAAGACCTATGGGATTTGCCGCTACTGGGGATGCCTACTGTCTTCGCGGAGACATGGCTCTGCAAGGCATCACCAACTGCATAAAGGTAGTGGATGATATCCTCCTCTTCGACAGTGATTTACCGACTCACCTCCGACGAGTTTTCCAGATGCTATCCAGGTGTCGCGCCCACGGCATAACCTTGAACAAGGACAAGTTCATGGTAGCCGCCACCAATGTCAGTTTTTGTGGATATAACATCTCTCCAGAGGGCATCGCTGCAGACCCTGAAAAGGTTGCAGCCATACGAGACTACCCTACACCCTCCAATATTACGGACCTCCGGTCGTTCATGGGTCTTGTGAATCAGCTAGCTGACTTCTCACCAGAGATTGCGGCCACGGCCCAGCCTCTCCGCCTCTGATGTCACCAAAACGGTCCTTTACTTGGACCCCAGACCATGACCAGGCATTCGGGAAGGTCAAGGCTGCCCTCCTATCGCCCCCAGTCTTGGCTCCTTTCAAGCCGAAACTGCCAGTGACTCTACAAACTGACGCCTCTCGCCTCTATGGTCTGGGATACGCCCTATTTCAGGAACATGGCCACGACCAGTTCCGGCTCGTCCAGTGTGGCTCACGGTTTATAACCGACGCCGAGTCACGCTACGCCACAATCGAGCTGGAGATGCTGGCTGCTTCATGGGCCATGGGAAAGTGCCGCCTGTACCTTGCCGGCCTCCAGCACTTTACCCTTCATACTGATCACAGGCCATTGATCCCAATCCTAAACCACTACACGTTGGATGCCATAGAAAACCCCCGACTCCAGCGTTTGAGAGTGGAAATGGCTCCGTATGTCTTCACAGCTGTGTGGCGCGCCGACAAGACCTTGTGCGTCCCTGACGCCCTCTCCCGGGCACCTGTCAGCCACCCCACattcgaagacgaagaagagtgtACCATGACAGCTGCACACGTCCGGTCACTTGTTTCTACGAATGCTACCTCAACAGACGGCCAGGCCACAGCTCCTATCCTCGACGACGACAGGACTCTACAGGAGCTTCGCGCCGTCGCATCATAGGACCAAGATTACCGCCGCCTCCTGGAGTACATCACCACAGGATTTCCCTCCAACCGCTACAGCCTACACACCTCCATCCTCCCGTACTGGAAATTCCGGGACAGCCTGTACGCAGATGGAGAGCTTTTGCTACATGGTCCCCGCATTGTTGTTCCTGCTACACTCAGCCGTCGCACCTTGACCCACCTCCACGATAGTCACAGAGGAGTCGAAGCCACCCGTCGTCGCGCCAGGCAGACTGTCTACTGGCCTGGTATCGACTCTGACATAAAGAGTACAGTCGAAGCGTGTGACTCCTGCCAACGTCATCAGCCCAGCCAACAGCAGGAACCCTACCTATGCGATGACCAGCCATCACGCCCCTTTGAGTCTGTGTCTGCTGACTTTTTTCAAGTAGCTGGGGAGTCTTTCCTGGTCATTGCAGACAGACTTTCAGGGTGGCCCATGGTTACTCCCTGTGGTCAGGACACAACAGCAACTAAGGTCATGCGCATGTTTTGCCGGTACTTCCGAGAAGTCGGTGTACCTGTTCGTCTCAGGACCGATGGAGGGCCCCTATTCACCAGTGAGGAATTCAGCAGGTTTACTGAACGCTAGGGTGTCCACCACCTTGTGACGTCCCCAAACTATCCGCAGTCTAATGGCCACGCCGAGGCTGCGGTCAAGTCCGTGAAGCACTTGATCCTCAAGACGGCGCCTGACGGCAACATCGACTGTGAGGCGTTCGACCGGGGCCTGCTAGAGTTCCGGAACACCCCAACCCCTGCTGGCCGCTCTCCTGCCCAGATTTTGTATGGCCATCCTCTTCGGACAGTGGCAGTGGCAGACCAAGTCTGACGACTGGGACCGCCGCGCCGCTGCCCAAGCCGACCAAGTGACTAGCCTCTATGATAGCCATGCCCGTCCTCTTCCAAGGCTATCCATAGGCCAGCGTGTCCGCATTCAGGACCACAAATCCCCCCGATGGGATAAAGTCGGTGTAGTCATGGGCTGTGGTAGGTCCCGACAGTATGAAGTGCGACTACCCAGTGGACGCGTATGGTGGCGTAACCACTGACATCTCCGCCCAGTGCCAGTGCTCAAGTGTGAACCCTCATTCTTGTCCCCTGTGTCCCCTTGCCAAGACCAGGAAACAGGGTCGTTACATGTTCCTCCCGTTACCCCACGTCGCTCACCCAGACTCGTAGCAAAGAGTCCCGTATCCGCTCGAGATACCGCTACGAgcgtaaagggaaggggaggtgtatagatattattattatatacagtgtaccatttggtttatgtaacattttatttgtaagccctgcatcttactttacttttatagttatggtccctcggacattctAGGCAGGCACCaaacccctcagccaatcagagagcgagacagctgagcccgaggagactgcaggttgcatttgttttgtcctgcacctgcccgtttgtacttctgatgtgtgtgatattttgcaccaataaaggtcacttgcaaatctgagtttCCAAGAACCTACagacgaaagaacacagaagatatatatatatatatatatatatatatatatatatatatatatatatatatatatatatatatatatatacatatatatatatatatatatatatatatatatatatatatatatatatatatatatatatatatacacacacatatgtgtgtatatacacacacatatatgtgtatatatgtaaatatatgtgtgtgtttgtgtgtatgtatgtatatctgtgagtatatacatatacatatatatatatatatatatatatatatatatatatatatatatatatatatatgtatatatatatatatatatatatatatatatatatatatatatatatatatatatacacatacacctacacatacacatacacatgcacacacgcacacgcacacagatatatatatatatatatatatatatatatatatatatatatatatatatatatatataaatatataaatttatatatatatattatatatatatatatatatatatatatatatatatatatatatatgtatgtatgtatgtatgtacacatacatacatacactcgcacccacacacacatgtccatacATGGGCATAAGTGTGCATATGCTCTCCAGGACGAAATTTGCATTCTGGATCCGACACTGATTCATGGATATTAATCCGAGAAGTTTCATTGTCTGTGTCTCTACATAGAAGGGGAAACGTTGTGcatcggccgggaatcgaacctgGGCCTCCCGCGTGGCATGCGAGAAttctaccactgaaccaccggtGCTTCATAACAGTTTGAACATTTTGATTAATTGTACCCTTTTTTACCTTCTTGAACTGTTACGtaatctccgccccccccccccgtccaccatggctaaacaaactgttttatttaggataatgcaaaatatatactaattatgaaaagtctacatacaggagtgttggtcaatagaTTCGaataaaagatgattcatagatcatctgatgtttctgtttgtgtgtgtgtgaatgtatgttccttgtttgttcacgtacccttatgatgtATGTTGCGCGGACCCCactttggacaacactgcttCATATAATCTTTCGTGGGTATTAAGGCATTATTGTAATATGGAAGTTGGACATTGTGTGTAATATTAACTCGTCGTGTTAAAAGTGCTGAAGTTCGTTGGATGCCAAATTACTTTTAGTTTGCGATCCTGCAGCTTGAACTTTGTTCATTATATACTCTTTGATATCTAACTATGCATTTATCAGTAACTGTAAGTCTAAGGGAGCCTTAGTACAATATCTACATCATATCATAAACAATTTATGGGAGAGGCCAGATGCAGTTCCAATTTGAAAATATATTTGGACAATATCGCCCTATCCATTTCGTCTTCAGATGATAAGCATGCATGGTAAGGGATAGGCCGATATATCTAtgaacacatttatacatgtgtctgtatggatgtgtgtgtgagtatgagtgtgtgtgtgtgtgtgtgtgtttgtgtgtgtgtgtgtgtgtgtgtatgtatatgtgtatgtgtatgtatatatacatacatatctatctatatacatgcatatatatatatatatatatatatatatatatatatatatatatatatatagtgtgtgtgtgtgtgtgtgtgtgtgtatgtgtgtgtgtgtgtgtgtgtttgcgtgtgtgtgtgtgtgtgtgtgtgtgtgtgtgtgtgtgtgtgtgtgtgtgtttgtgtttgtgtgtgtgtatgtgtgtgtgcgtgtgtgtgccatgagggatcctcgtaggtggaagcgaagggtggatgcggctatgcgcccccgtcggcgtcagcccccttgatgatgatgatgatgacaagtatTACGAGAGGAGTGAAGTTCGGCAGGTATAGGTTTACCGGCGCGGCCAGTGAGGGTAGATTGTTGACGAGCTTGGGACTTAGATGTAACTGACAAGTCGTGAACGATCAAAACGATTGTGAAAGGAAACTCCTACTTGTTTTTAGAGACGTTATTGGAAGAGAAGAATATTGTCAGAGTATAGGGCTGTAGCCATAATCTTAGCTGGACCAAATAAttctcaaaaggtttgcagaggtggaaACAGTAGAAGAACGAGGGCAGgatgaagatggggtggtgtggggtgaggtAGTATTGTGGTGAGGAGGACAATATGGCTGAAAAGTAGCAATGAGAGGGAGGGTGTAGACAATgaagactgtgcagtaggagtaaatgttgggagagaggattATTATACGGAAATTTCCCAGGAATTTCCATATCACCATAGGTTTCCTGGAAATATTTTGCGTTCCAGAAGCCCATCATCCTTGGATATTTCGTCTGCAAGGAGTATCCTCGTGTAGTGTTGGACGTCGGCCAGCGGAACAAATGCCAGAGCCAGGAACCTCCTGACCCTGACGGGGAAGGCAGCATCATCTCTATACCATGATACGAGGCCAAGATTCTGAATGCGTCTCCAGACAGACTGACCCAGGTGGAAACAACATCCAGCAACCTCTGCATTCGGAAAGTTCCTCTGGAAAGCAttcattgctgccttctcaaaatctgtcattattgtcactggattgcatgataaGCCAGGGGGTATTAACTGCAATACCTCGTACAACATTTTATTATATGTCGCTTCATTCTTTCCTGGCAACAATGCATAGACGTAAGGATATGTTATACCATCAAAatatgcatggagtgtgtaccACTGCTTGTATCCGACAGAGGCCACTTTAAACAttccatcaccaaaccaatgacAAGACGGGAAGAAATAtcaaatcagagtctgctgcgaagatcatcatcccatcatcttcataacgaaggaaggcctctccgcttaacgttgtctgaaatggctgaagatcagacacacctgccttttgccgcactcgcctcagcgtTCTCTTGATGGCGTCTACTGTTGGTATTAGATGagcccagccgacttcaactctagcgtaaaatgtgttgacatgtgcgatgggctctgctgttacggtagcacgttccttcattgctgctagtatctCCACCTCtgccttcccagggacagcaggatgtctgtggatggggttttgccacttcactatttccccattaacggtgtgaaccctggcaccatAGGTTTTGTCTTCGCATCTCCACATAACTTTGGCCTGATGGTCCCTTTTCTTCGTAAAGAGATGCCggccaactctgagtttcacagtcgcccggtatgacgatataatgtgacaggcctcggggacattgacaagagaaggtgggggaggctAATCTTCATTCATTCCGTCGTACGATGAAACATCGAGCTTGGGGTAGGATGGTATGGAAACCTATGTTGGCCAGCTGATTCATGGTGACAAGGAAATTCCTGGGAAATTTCTATATCAGACTTGGAACATGTATCATATGAAGAATGATCTGCCTCGAACAAACAATGTGTTGGGAGGATGGCACAATGGGTTTGCCAGGATGCTGCCGGACTATCCTCGGCTGCAGCTGCTTGCTGCAAAATATCAAAAGGAGCAGCACAAATTAGCTCTGAATCACGAGCACcatgcagctggcaggaagcatccctcgggtcAGAAGAAGTACTAGCTCTTAAATAAGAGGATCAAATCCCTTATTACAAAATTTGAAACTTACACCTTTGTAAAAGTAATGGTGATCACCACTGACTAGTAAAGGTATGCTCATCACAAAATGTTTCATTAATacttagagaaaaaaagatacatgatTAAGTCTGATACCAGTGTTATTACGTATtctatatacttaattatttttgCTGCAATTTCAACACTTCTTCCTAAATGAACAGCAATGTACTGACATAAATGACAACGTgccttccccgcgacattttatccgcTTGCGAAACGGTGTCACAACGCGATATGGCAACATTACGTCCGTGACATAGTATCTTAGAAGCCGTtgattggccgacggctgcaATCTAATCCCGCGTCGTGTTGAATCAGCTCCGCCGGCCTCCGCACGCAGCTGTTGCCTGCTTGTCTCCCGGCTGCCGAGAGAGGTGGGGCAACTATGCCCAGAGAGGCTACGCCGGTGCCGAGTGACATGGGGCAACTATGCCAAGCGAGGCTGCGccggtgccgaggtgattgtggcgtccgccacaATGCCTCCTCTTATCGAGGAAGAAGGGACTACAGGTCGAGGATCCTGCGAGGAGGCAAATGGCGTCGGGATCTCGTGTAGGTGGCGTCATCATGGTCCGAGGCATCGACGTATGCTGGACCCAGTCAGTCTGTCCTTCGATCTGTAGCTGAAAAGATCTTTGTAAGGACAGGACAGCGGCTGGCGGTGGGCATCATCACAGAGAAAAACGAACTTAGCCGCATCCAGTCCCGGTGTAGGGCAGGCAATGAGAGTGATGGGTGGGTCTGTTGAGAGTGAATTGCCGTTGCTGGGAATCTTCCTGGCACGACGAAGGGCTGGCTGTATACCATCTCGGCTGCAGAATAAGCAAGATCCTCCTTACGTGTTATCCTGAGCTCAAGAAGAACCCAGGGGAGCTGCAAAATCAATGTGGATGAAGTGCAACAGGCGATGAGGGCCATATTTAGGGATCGACATCTCTCAATAAGTCCATTAGCCTGTGGATGGTATGCTGTTGTGAAATGGAAAGCAATGCCAAGGAGCCTTCCACAGCTCTGAAGTGGAACTCACTCCTCTATCAAATGTTATGCGATCCAGTAGCTGAGGAGTGCCTGGGTGCAGGGTGTGATGGTTGCATCCTCCATGGATGTGGCCGCGGGCCAACGAGTAGAGCAGtcgatgatggtaaagatatacCTCTTGCCCTCTGATGGTGGAAGAGTTCTGATGATGTTCACATGGATGTGGCCGAAACGTCTCGTGGGCTGAGGCAGGTCGTGGATAGGTGGCTTGATGTGGCAATGGATTTTGCTGCGCTGTCACTTCTT encodes the following:
- the LOC138866123 gene encoding uncharacterized protein is translated as MATPQEDHFQAGNDDLGDGSDDSGEPNVLERGEADVPPSLPPPLTPHPSSPSQHSPGNQELQYLIHYLQVTRISDEERRRQDEEARRAELQEFCLQMEQQRQLNDERFVQLLSMIAPKPLQVQQTSPEQQAPAAHQLSPVPPVATTSGSPHAPITAPVMGKPMIPSPPQLQSDVTYQLFRQWRRKFEDYSVLMGLHSLPPATQHIYFRTCVSLEVQRLLHYTLAIPPDSSMPVVQVLDALQQYFRNSQNEALRRRELLSCKQTPGEPFSAFYARMKDLADEVELCTGDRTTCAATQLKMILLMGVREEELVQRLVSLDSQASLDDFVTCCRTFESSRAAASAIVAAPSQLNILSSYKRNQRRQKMTATTKHTPQHCQSPPLTKDSPASCRSCTRQHAVGHCPVKDSTCSNCGYKGHWHRTPRCPANDSECTTCHKQGHFAKCCKTTRKTSTNQTRRARRVSTGRTPKPVNVTLSYGSKSSQLLMLPDTGADITVIGPKHLDSLGIPRCSLSPPPATDVLTADGSSMTLALGCFETILQLGQASCKATRTSRHLCSHFPKPILSVTHVNRCAQQMPASAMSSPTTARTYFLQHFSDVLVSKTDLQTTPLKIPIPFAYRDQVKEELDSLVQQGIISPVSDKPSEWCHPMVLVPKPGNGVSITVDLTCLNSQVSRPTHPSPTSADAIRTITPSAKFFTKADALHGYWQMDLAEEDRHITTFITPHGRYYHCRRPMGFAATGDAYCLRGDMALQGITNCIKVVDDILLFDSDLPTHLRRVFQMLSRCRAHGITLNKDKFMVAATNVSFCGYNISPEGIAADPEKVAAIRDYPTPSNITDLRSFMGLVNQLADFSPEIAATAQPLRL